In a single window of the candidate division WOR-3 bacterium genome:
- a CDS encoding choice-of-anchor J domain-containing protein has product MPNKLKVILGLILVLAIATGYGATLLYEDFEETTFPPSGWTIEQTGTAQGWTRRTSGQVFRTGASAGVCIFFSGAGGNTQGTSYLCTPALNFSSPSVESLSFYFRCTGSGDVYGLCSALDTIKVEVSTNGSDWISVLTLDSNYIRTLPRQTAIRDTGYKLTCDLSAYNGQSTVYIRWIYYDNYPEPPGGTNRYFNIDSVYVYNQELFQPNQPPTISNITRIPTLPEPLQPVVIKAKIYDDYCPLANITDSLYYAVNDSSTWTKVYHDSMRTADSTFYYTIPGQANGSKVYYYVWAQDDSGASVRTSTYSYNVIAPPTVRILMRPRYVQGGATTTTGTPFAFYVGVKPGSDNDSFYYKGRIGGRGLTWNISGNNWATDNAAWTSLSKILCGSVNDTAKLWVFMKAQPSATVDTFLSLRVRHIDAAVNYDSDTLPIKILDMTASGDGGWLYGHIYEYNGGPARENVVVLAYQGEEIVGAYATENNNIDEGYNSGNAGYIRMAVKAGTIDSLQVRHRTTNEILPFYTEIPCPWIVYPGDSTSLDIQQAPYVRNVTRTPRYPVYNEPVTITAKIYDNQSGLTVFDTLLYAINSPTDWQGVNHVSYNPADSIFSYTINVGAEGDTVFYKIHVWDNDGNLTTSPVYRYKVPFERTILQIQNNAPASADTNRYVHTKGIVTGTIGARFFIEEMPGGAWHGLYIYRRAQDSLPKLMVGDSVGVWGIVKEYYTLTEIDAGYNLDGAVEKYASGRAVPCTTKLRFDAITEEYEGTLIRVDSVYFKESGNFSGGTNYWLYSLTSDDSVRLRIDAATPIVGISIPQETLAIICNLSAYKDTYQLMPRTPSDFLPYYFDLAVTEILQPRGTVPSDVKIRPKAKVKNLGSLPSPACRAVFNITESKQFEYTDTVDLTALQPGQEVIVSFRDYRVLGNPGTIYQTEAKILVSDRNSVNNVLIGDGFEVGNWLSPRWYMQPDVPQPPDLKEGKYVKDGGALVAAGNVLYAFPGNKSRRFYKFTPSDGWGTWAECESIPFGPKPGKPTQLNNKKVGKGAALCYDGSRYIYATKGNGTFEFWKYDIQLDTWFYLDSVPTIKGLKGGTSLAYQGGYVYLLAGGLKLSDDYFFRYSVSGDSWEVLPKPNLPAHVTKPWKDGSAIVAYGGYIYAMKGGENKVNYFAKFNCASRSWAPGYDSLPTYNLVWTGNEWREKKSFVKDGGALTLGDGYMYAIKGGGAVCLFAYDPAVPYSWYQLDTIPKRGGEKKSVPKTGAALAYLESNHYLYLMIGNNRPDFWRYGPLGYGIAKHSPVPIVSSTVMSTEKQAPVGTVRITSNLLSKSAVVSYSIIRPSYISLKLYDALGRVVANMYEGQAWAGTYTMTIDTKSLSSGVYFLKLTSDYGNAEAKLLIE; this is encoded by the coding sequence ATGCCTAACAAACTAAAAGTAATCCTTGGTCTTATACTCGTGCTTGCGATTGCCACAGGTTATGGTGCTACCTTACTCTATGAAGATTTTGAAGAAACAACATTTCCGCCAAGCGGTTGGACAATTGAACAAACTGGAACGGCACAAGGCTGGACGAGAAGAACATCAGGACAAGTTTTTCGAACTGGAGCTTCAGCTGGAGTTTGTATTTTTTTTAGTGGGGCAGGTGGCAATACCCAAGGAACAAGTTATTTATGCACCCCAGCTTTAAATTTTTCCAGTCCGAGCGTTGAGTCGTTAAGTTTCTATTTCCGTTGTACGGGCAGCGGTGATGTCTATGGTTTGTGTAGTGCCCTTGATACAATAAAAGTAGAAGTTTCAACCAATGGGTCGGATTGGATTTCGGTCTTAACACTGGATAGTAATTATATTCGCACCCTACCACGACAAACGGCAATACGAGATACTGGATATAAATTAACTTGTGATTTATCTGCTTATAATGGCCAATCAACTGTTTACATCCGTTGGATATATTATGATAATTATCCTGAGCCACCAGGGGGCACAAATCGTTATTTCAATATTGATTCAGTCTATGTTTATAACCAAGAATTATTCCAGCCCAATCAACCACCAACAATTTCTAATATCACTCGGATTCCAACTCTTCCTGAGCCTTTACAACCAGTTGTTATCAAAGCCAAGATTTATGACGACTATTGTCCATTAGCTAATATCACAGATAGTCTGTATTATGCGGTTAATGATTCTTCAACTTGGACTAAAGTGTATCACGACAGTATGCGTACCGCTGATTCTACCTTCTATTATACAATTCCCGGCCAAGCCAATGGCAGTAAGGTTTATTACTATGTTTGGGCTCAAGATGACTCCGGAGCTTCAGTCCGGACTTCGACTTATTCATATAATGTCATTGCACCACCAACTGTGAGAATTTTAATGCGACCCAGATATGTCCAAGGTGGTGCCACTACTACTACCGGCACGCCATTTGCATTTTATGTTGGTGTTAAACCCGGATCTGATAATGACTCATTCTATTATAAAGGCCGAATCGGTGGTCGGGGATTAACTTGGAATATTAGTGGCAATAATTGGGCAACCGATAATGCTGCATGGACAAGTTTATCTAAGATTTTATGTGGTAGTGTTAACGATACCGCAAAACTTTGGGTCTTTATGAAGGCACAACCGAGTGCAACTGTCGATACTTTTTTATCGCTCCGAGTTCGGCATATTGATGCTGCAGTGAACTACGATTCTGATACCTTGCCAATTAAAATTTTAGATATGACAGCCTCAGGTGATGGCGGTTGGCTCTACGGACATATTTACGAGTATAACGGCGGTCCGGCTCGAGAGAATGTTGTGGTTTTAGCTTACCAAGGTGAAGAGATTGTTGGTGCCTACGCCACAGAAAATAACAACATTGATGAGGGTTATAATTCAGGTAATGCCGGTTATATCCGGATGGCCGTCAAGGCGGGCACAATTGATTCATTACAGGTTAGGCATAGAACAACCAATGAAATTTTGCCCTTCTATACGGAAATTCCCTGTCCTTGGATCGTATATCCGGGAGATAGCACTTCTCTTGACATTCAGCAAGCCCCCTATGTGAGAAATGTCACTCGGACACCGCGATATCCAGTGTATAATGAACCAGTGACCATTACGGCTAAAATTTATGATAATCAATCCGGGCTTACGGTCTTTGATACTTTACTATATGCAATAAATTCCCCAACTGATTGGCAAGGCGTTAATCATGTAAGTTATAACCCTGCGGACTCAATCTTTAGCTACACAATTAATGTGGGTGCTGAGGGCGATACTGTATTCTATAAGATCCATGTCTGGGATAATGATGGCAATCTTACGACATCCCCGGTGTATCGCTATAAAGTGCCTTTTGAGCGGACAATTCTCCAGATTCAGAATAATGCTCCAGCCTCAGCCGATACCAATCGCTATGTCCATACCAAAGGTATTGTCACGGGCACCATTGGTGCGCGCTTCTTTATCGAAGAGATGCCCGGAGGTGCTTGGCATGGCTTATATATCTATCGCCGAGCTCAAGACTCCTTACCCAAGCTCATGGTTGGAGATAGTGTGGGAGTTTGGGGTATCGTCAAAGAATATTATACGCTTACTGAGATCGATGCTGGTTATAATCTAGATGGCGCTGTTGAGAAGTATGCCTCAGGTCGAGCTGTACCTTGCACAACCAAGCTAAGATTCGATGCGATTACCGAGGAGTATGAAGGAACATTAATTCGGGTTGATTCAGTTTACTTTAAGGAGAGCGGTAATTTCTCAGGTGGTACCAATTACTGGCTATATTCCTTAACTAGTGATGACTCGGTGCGATTACGCATCGATGCCGCAACCCCGATTGTTGGTATTTCAATCCCCCAAGAGACACTTGCGATAATTTGTAATCTCAGTGCGTATAAAGATACTTATCAGCTGATGCCCAGAACACCGTCGGATTTTCTACCCTACTACTTTGACTTGGCGGTAACTGAAATCTTACAACCTCGCGGCACGGTGCCGTCGGATGTAAAAATTCGGCCCAAAGCTAAAGTTAAGAATCTCGGCTCCTTACCTAGTCCAGCTTGCCGCGCCGTGTTTAATATCACAGAGTCTAAGCAATTTGAGTATACGGATACGGTAGATTTGACTGCGTTGCAACCCGGCCAAGAAGTGATTGTGAGCTTCCGAGATTATCGAGTATTAGGAAATCCCGGCACCATATATCAGACCGAGGCTAAGATTTTAGTTAGTGACCGCAACTCTGTGAATAATGTCTTGATCGGCGATGGGTTTGAAGTTGGTAATTGGCTATCACCGCGATGGTACATGCAACCGGATGTGCCTCAGCCACCAGATCTTAAAGAGGGCAAGTATGTTAAAGATGGCGGTGCCTTAGTGGCGGCTGGTAATGTCTTATACGCCTTCCCTGGCAATAAGTCCCGGCGGTTCTATAAGTTTACACCGAGCGATGGCTGGGGAACTTGGGCAGAATGTGAGAGCATACCATTTGGTCCCAAACCTGGTAAACCAACCCAACTTAATAACAAGAAAGTCGGTAAAGGCGCAGCACTGTGCTATGATGGCTCGCGCTATATCTATGCGACTAAAGGCAACGGCACCTTCGAGTTCTGGAAATATGACATCCAGCTTGACACCTGGTTCTATCTAGATTCCGTGCCAACAATCAAGGGTCTTAAGGGTGGTACCTCCCTGGCGTACCAAGGTGGTTATGTGTATCTCTTGGCCGGTGGTTTGAAGCTCTCCGATGATTACTTCTTCCGTTACTCAGTTTCAGGCGATTCTTGGGAAGTTCTACCCAAGCCAAACTTACCGGCCCATGTGACGAAGCCCTGGAAAGATGGTAGTGCGATTGTGGCTTATGGTGGTTATATCTATGCGATGAAGGGTGGCGAGAACAAGGTTAACTATTTCGCCAAATTTAACTGTGCCAGTAGGAGTTGGGCTCCAGGTTATGATAGTTTACCCACTTATAATCTGGTTTGGACGGGAAATGAGTGGCGAGAGAAGAAGTCCTTTGTAAAAGATGGCGGAGCACTTACTTTAGGTGATGGTTATATGTATGCGATAAAAGGCGGCGGCGCTGTTTGTCTCTTCGCTTATGACCCAGCCGTGCCTTATAGTTGGTATCAGTTAGATACGATACCAAAACGCGGCGGCGAAAAGAAATCGGTGCCCAAGACCGGTGCCGCATTGGCCTACTTAGAGTCAAATCACTATCTGTATCTGATGATCGGTAATAACCGACCGGACTTCTGGCGCTATGGTCCACTGGGTTATGGTATTGCCAAACACTCACCTGTGCCGATCGTAAGCTCAACTGTAATGAGCACTGAAAAGCAAGCGCCAGTGGGTACAGTTAGGATTACATCAAATCTTCTTTCCAAGAGTGCCGTGGTAAGCTATAGTATCATAAGACCCAGTTACATTTCCTTAAAGCTCTATGACGCCTTAGGTCGAGTTGTGGCTAATATGTATGAAGGTCAGGCTTGGGCCGGAACTTATACCATGACGATCGATACCAAGTCATTAAGCAGCGGTGTTTACTTCCTAAAACTCACGAGCGATTATGGCAATGCCGAAGCCAAACTCTTAATCGAATAG